A stretch of DNA from Roseovarius faecimaris:
ACGTGACCGAGCTGTCAGCGGCCGCGATCGAGGTCACCCGACTGCCGGAGAGCGAAGCCAGAATCACGACCGAGGACACCCAGGCAACCCGCTTTGCCCTTCCCGACCTGCCGGTCGCCGTCGACATCAAGAAGATCGCCGTAGAGAAGGTCACCCTTGCGCCCGACGTGATGGGCGAGGCGGCAACGCTCGCGCTTCTCGGGTCGATGTCTCTTAACGAAGGCGACGGCCGCGCTGCGCTGGATATCCGGCGGCTGGACCGAGACGACCAGATCACGCTGAACGCAGGCTTTTCCAACGCCAGCCGCATTCTCTCGCTCGATCTGGGCTTTGAAGAGGCACAGGGCGGTCTGGTCTCCTCGCTGCTGCGGATCCCCGAAAGCCCGTCGCTCTCGCTCAGCGTGGCGGGCGAAGCCCCGATTTCCGACTACACGGCCCGCATAGCGCTGACATCCGATGGCGCGCGGCGTTTTGGCGGGACTGTCGAAATCGCGGCCCTCTCCGCCGAGGTGGATGTGGGATATGGTTTCGGCGCCCGCCTGAGCGGCGATGTGCGCCCGCTATTCGTCAGGGATCTGCACCCGTTCTTTGGCGAGACATCCGCACTGGATTTACGGGGCAGCCTCTTTTCCAACGGGCGGCTGGTGCTCGAACAGCTCGATGTCAGCTCCGGCGCGCTGAACGTCACGAGCGAACTGGCGTTAGGCGCCGATAACCTGCCGGAACGCTTTGCCCTCTACGGCGAGATCGCCTCGACTGCTCCGGTGCGGCTGCCTTTGTCCGGCGATCCGACCGAAGTCACTTCCGCCGAATTTGCCGCAACCTATGACGCGGCCACCTCCGAAACCTGGACCGCCACGGCTGAAGTGTTTGGCCTCAAACGCCCTGACATCTCGGCCACGAGCCTGCGTTTGAACGGGGAGGGCACGATTGAAAGTCAGCCGCTCCGGCAAGTGACAGCCGATCTGCGCTTTGCGGCGCGCGGCCTCGCCCCGGCCGATCCGAAGCTGGCCAGGGCGCTCGGGCAGGAGGCCCAGGGACGGCTGACGATGAACTGGCAGGCCGATACGCCACTTGACATCACCGAACTGCTCCTGCGGGCGGGCGATACGGTCCTGCGGGCCAAAGGGGTGGTGCAGGGCCTTGAAGCCGGTTTTCAAACCGACGGCGAAGCGACCCTGATCTCGGAGGATCTGTCGCGCTTCGCGGGCTTTGCCGAGCGCCCGTTGACAGGCCGGGCCGAGGCCCAGGTGACAGGCCGCTTCACCCCGCTGAGCGGCGCATTCGATGTTCAGATGCAGGCAAACACCGATGAAATCGCAATTGCCGATCCTCGCATTGATCCGCTCTTGCAAGGGGCCGCGTCAATCCAGGTGGATGCCGTGCGCAACACCGAAGGCACCCGGTTGCGTGTTCTCAAACTCTGGAGCGATGCCGGAACGATCGTCGCCACCGGTCAACTTTCCCCGACCACCGGGCAGCTCACTATCGAAGCCGATCTTAACGAGGTATCGCAAATCGAGCCGCTGCTTGACGGTCCGGCCAGATTGCGCGGCGGTTTCACCTGGGCTGACGGAGAGGGTGTGACCATCACCAGGCTCAGCGCCGGATTGGCCGGGGCGCGGGTCACGGCAACCGGCTCGATTGATCCACAGGACGAGGCATTGCCGGTGGAGGGCAGCGTCACGCTCGATGTCGACGATCTGTCGCAATTCGGCGGGCTGATCGGGCGGCGGCTCGGAGGGGTTCTGAACGCCGAGCTTGCAGGCTCGGGCGAAGCCAACCGCGGCATCTGGGATGTCAGCGGAACAGTTGACGGATCCGGTTTCCGCTCCGGTATTCCCGAGCTGGACCGGCTGGTGGCAGGCGCAGTGTCGGCCGCGTTCTCCGGCCGGATCGGAGACACCGCACTTGAGCTGCGTTATCTCAAGCTGACCTCGCCCCAGCTTCTGGTGAACGCCGCGGGCGATGGGCCGGGTGCTCCGATCGCGGTC
This window harbors:
- a CDS encoding translocation/assembly module TamB domain-containing protein, with amino-acid sequence MRVLALLCLVFSFAAPLWAQEDDKTYLENLLQDALSGDDHQVRVTGFRGALSSEATLDTLTIADKDGIWLTMRGATLIWSRSALLGGYLDVTELSAAAIEVTRLPESEARITTEDTQATRFALPDLPVAVDIKKIAVEKVTLAPDVMGEAATLALLGSMSLNEGDGRAALDIRRLDRDDQITLNAGFSNASRILSLDLGFEEAQGGLVSSLLRIPESPSLSLSVAGEAPISDYTARIALTSDGARRFGGTVEIAALSAEVDVGYGFGARLSGDVRPLFVRDLHPFFGETSALDLRGSLFSNGRLVLEQLDVSSGALNVTSELALGADNLPERFALYGEIASTAPVRLPLSGDPTEVTSAEFAATYDAATSETWTATAEVFGLKRPDISATSLRLNGEGTIESQPLRQVTADLRFAARGLAPADPKLARALGQEAQGRLTMNWQADTPLDITELLLRAGDTVLRAKGVVQGLEAGFQTDGEATLISEDLSRFAGFAERPLTGRAEAQVTGRFTPLSGAFDVQMQANTDEIAIADPRIDPLLQGAASIQVDAVRNTEGTRLRVLKLWSDAGTIVATGQLSPTTGQLTIEADLNEVSQIEPLLDGPARLRGGFTWADGEGVTITRLSAGLAGARVTATGSIDPQDEALPVEGSVTLDVDDLSQFGGLIGRRLGGVLNAELAGSGEANRGIWDVSGTVDGSGFRSGIPELDRLVAGAVSAAFSGRIGDTALELRYLKLTSPQLLVNAAGDGPGAPIAVSGRLSDLGLLAPGVSGPATARGTLTPRDKRGRELATSLDATGPGGTLAAVSGTIFDYGNRLALNLAGTAPLSLANSFISPRSVQGEAQFDLSLDGPPRLSSLSGNIAFTGARAALPTLNMALNNLTGGAELRQGRAEVALTGDAGTGGQFQVTGPIQLVPGFPGTLAISLNALGLFDPTLYQTTVSGTLNAAGELTGGARVEGTVALGPTELRVPSGSGTIVGTLPDINHINEPARVRETRSRAGLIKAMKASAAVYPIDITITAPSRIFVRGRGLDAELGGSVRITGTTADMQPSGVFELIRGRLDILGKRLVLTEGLIDLRGALDPYLRFVAEARSDDAMLLVILEGLASAPNVIFTSSPELPQEEVVARLLFGRDLASMSAFQAAQLVSAVATLSGRYQGGITGRLRDSLGLSDLDITTTDDGATQFTAGAYISDNVYSEITADSEGNQEINLNLDISDSVTLKGSVNNESNTGIGVFFEKDY